The window GGACGAAGAACCCGCCGAGCTCGCCTACGACGTGCTGGTCTGGACCGGTGGCATCACGGGTCAGCCAGAGGCACAGGACCTCGAACTCGAACAGGACGAGCGCTCCCACCGCTTCTTCGCGGAGGACGATTTCCAGACGAGCGACGACCGCGTCTTCGCGGTCGGTGACTGTGCACTGGTCGAACAGGGGTCCGACAACGTCGCACCGCCGACGGCGCAGGCCGCTTGGGACGCCGCCGACGTCGCCGGCGAGAACGTCGCTCGCGCCATCGCCGGCCGTCCGCTCAAGCGCTGGTCGTTCACCGACAAGGGGACGGTCATCTCCATCGGCGAGGACGCCGTCGCCCACGGCGTCAAATTCCCCGTCGTCGGCGAGTTCCCGGTCAACGTCTTCGGTGGCCCCCTCGCCAAGATGCTGAAGAAGGGTATCGCCGCCAACTGGATTGCCGACGTGACCTCCGTCAACCGCGCACTCTCGGCGTGGAGCGACCTGTAAACTGACCCGTTCGGTACGCACTCGACACTCCTCGATTCGTCACGTCTTTTCCCCACTTCTCTTCGTCTGCTGTTCTCGCGCACGTGAGGACAGTGTTCTCACTACCGAATCGCCGTGTTAGCGCTCAGACGGTGCGCACGCTGTTGCGGTCGTTCGCAGTAGAACAGAGAAGAGACGGCGAGAGAGTTAGTGCGACGGTTCGCCGACTGGGGCCTCCATATCGTCGATACGGAGGATGAGGATGTTGCTCGTGTCGTCCTTGCCGTCGAGTGTGCCGTCGATGACGAGTTTCGAGAGCGGCGTCGGACCGACGCGAATCTTGTCTCCTTCGTGGAAGTCACGAACCGAGCCCTGCACGTGAATCTCTGCGCGGCAGAGTTCGGGGTGGTGGACGCTCGACAGGTCGATTTCGTCGACGTTCACGCCTTCGACCTGCTCGTCGTTGTGGAACAGCGGAACCGACGCGGGTTCGTCCATCTTGTCTACGTCGAGTGCCTCGTAGGCGTTCGCCGTCGGCTTGTAGCCACCCTTTGGGCCGGGTACACCCTCGACGAGCTGGAGCGCTTTCAGACTCTGCATCTGGTTGCGGATGGTGCCCGGATTACGGTTGACCTCCTCCGCAATGTCTTCTCCTTTCACCGCATCTTCGGAGTCTCGGTAGAGATTGATGAGTGCGGTAAGGATAGTTTTCTGACTCGAAGTCAGCTCGATTGACGACATGGAGAGTGGTTCGCTACATACGTCCTTAAATCCGATGGATGGTGGGTCGAATATTCTGTTCGGTCCCGTTGTAACGAACACCTTTTCAAGAATGTCAAAGTGGGACAGACGTTCATCGAGTTGGTGTCGATAGCCCTTTACGCTTCACGGGAGTGCGGTCGAATCATGAACGGGAAACGAGTGCTCGTCACCGGCGGTGCAGGGTTCATCGGTTCCAACCTCGCGAACTCGCTCGCCGGAGACAACGACGTCGTCGCCATCGACGACCTCTACCTCGGGACGCCCGAGAACCTCGACGACGCAGTCGAGTTCCACGACGTGAGCGTGCTCGACGACGACTTGCCGACCGAGGATGTGGACGTGGTGTTCCACCTCGCGGCGCTGTCGTCGTACAAGATGCACGAAGATGACCCGGCACGCGGTGCCCGTGTCAACGTCGAAGGATTCGTCAACACGGTCGAACAGGCCCGCAACGACGGGTGCGACACCGTCGTCTACGCCTCCACGTCGTCGATTTACGGGTCGCGGACCGACCCGTCGCCCGAAGACATGCCTGTCGAGGCGCGGACGGGGTACGAGGCGTCGAAACTCGCACGCGAACGCTATGCCGAATACTTCCACCACCACTACGACATGCACCTCGCCGGCCTGCGTTTCTTCTCTGTCTATCAGGGATTCGGCGGGGCGGAAGAACACAAAGGCGAGTTCGCCAACACCGTCGCACAGTTCGCCGACAAGATTGCCCACGGCGAACGACCCGAACTCTTCGGGGACGGGTCACAGACGCGCGACTTCACCCACGTCGACGACGTCGTCCGCGGCATCGAACTCGCCGCCGACCACCGACTTCAGGGTATCTACAACCTCGGGACGGGCGAGAGTTACTCGTTCAACGAGATGGTTTCGATGATAAACGACGCTCTTGGAACCGACGTGGACCCTGCGTACATCGAGAACCCACTGGACGTGTACGTCCACGATACGATGGCCGATTGCACGAAGATTCGCGAGGCGACCGGATGGGAACCGGAAATCTCGTTCGACGAGGGCGTCCGTCGCGTCTGCGAACCGTACCACTCCGACTAACTCCCCGACGCCTCCGGCGCCGGTGACCGACTTCGTTCTTCGAACTCCACGTTCACGGTGACGTCTCGCTGCGTCGTCGCACGTATCTCGTTCCCGAACCGAGATGCTAACTGAGGATACTGTTCACCGACTGGGTGCTGGACAGTGACCGTGACTTCTCGGGGGGCGTCACTCAGTCCCGCAGTTCCGAAGTCGACTCGAACCGAGAGGAGTTCGAGCGAGTCGTACGTCGGGTCGTCCAGGACGGTCTGAACCGCCGCTGTCGATTGATTCTCGAACACGATGTGTGAGGTAAGCAGGGCCCCCGGTCCGAGTACCGTCAGCCCGAGCAGTGCGATGGCGACCCACGTCGTCCGGTTTCCGACGAGTGTCCGGACGAACGCGCGCGTAGACGATGCCGAGTCCCAGTCGGTGGGACGGTAGCCGAGATACCACAGCGAGAGCGTTCCAGCGAAGACGATGCCGACGATGTTGACCACGAGTAGCGTGAGTGCACCGACAGTCACCGTCGGAATGCCCCACGCGACGCCGATGCCGACTGCCGCCGCGGCGGGAACGGTCGCAGCAGCGACGGCGACACCAACAATCGAGACTGGAAGTTCGGTGGCGAGGCCCACGCCTCCGGCGGCACCGGCACAGAGTGCGACGAGCAACGTCAACAGGCCCGGCGACGAACGACTCGCTATCTGCTGGACTGTCGTCACGTCCAGCGACGGAGGGACGAACTGTGCCGTCTTGAGTCCCCACCCGAGGAGGGCGGCAGCGACGGCGGCGACGGCGAGTCCACTCACCGTCGACCGAATCCCTTGTGTGAACATCGTCTCGTCGCCGAGTGCCGCACCGACGCTCCCCGTGAGTGCTGCTCCGATTTGTGGTGCGATGACCATCGACCCGACGACGAGTGCGGGCGAGTCGAGCAACAACCCTGCTGTCGCGACGAGGGCGCTCAGAATCGTCATCAGGTAGTACGCCGTCGGTTGCGGGTTGAGGTCGTGTGCCTTCGTCTGAATCTCTTCGTTCGAGACGCGCTCTTCTTCTTCGTGGCCTTCGACGAACCGCTCGACGAGGTGGTCGTAGTTCGGTGTGTTCGCCGACTCGGCGTTGCCGATGACGAGATGGTCTTCTTCGAATCCCGTCTCGGCGAGGTTGTCTCTGATTCTATCGACTGCCTCTGTCGGCACCGGAAAGACGACGAGGAAGGCCCGACTCTCGTCGTCTGCGCGTTCGTCGTGAATCGGGAGTGCCACGGGGTCGATGTTCTCGTCTCGAAGTGTGCCGAGGACCGCGTCGAGGTGGCCACTCCCGACGCGCATCTGAAGGAGACGCATGCCGTGGGATACAACGCCTCGCCGCAAAAATCGGGATGCTGTCTGGTCTGTTCACCGGACGGTCTGCCGTTCCGAGGTGTCCGCATGAGTGTGGTTTCCGATGCCACTAAACACCCGCACCGAGTGATTCGACTATGGAACGGAACGTTCGAATTCTCGGTGCACCGACTGACTACGGTGCAAACCGTCGTGGTGTGGACATGGGTCCTTCTGCGATTCGATATGCGGGACTGACGGCGCAACTGGAGTCTGCGGGTGTCTCGACGACGGATGCGGGTGACCTCAGCGTCCCCCACCACGCGACGCGCGACGCCGACGCAGGTGCAGAGAACGCAAAACACATCCAGGAAGTCGAAGAGGTGTGTACCGCACTCGCCGACACTGTCTCGACTGCGCTCGCGGACGGGGCGACGCCGCTCGCCCTCGGCGGCGACCACTCTATCGCAATCGGGTCGATGGTCGGCAGTGCCCGCGACGCCGACATCGGTGTCGTCTGGTTCGACGCCCACGGCGACTTCAACACGCCGGGAACCTCACCGTCGGGGAACGTCCACGGGATGCCCCTCGCTGCGGCCCTCGGTATCGGCGACTTCGACGGCGTCGAATGGGCGAACGCCGACGGCCTGAACGAAGAGAACGTCGCCATCGTCGGCCTCCGCGACGTGGACGAAAACGAGACAGCGGCGATTCGCGACAGCGACGTGACTGCCTACACGATGTCCGACATCGACGAACGTGGCATCACCGAGGTGACGCAGGACGCACTCGACGTTGCCACGAGTGGAACGGACGGTATCCACATCAGTCTGGACCTCGATTGGCTCGACCCCCGCGAAGCACCGGGTGTCGGGACGCCCGTCCGCGGCGGTGCCACGTACCGAGAGGCACACGCGGCGATGGAACTCGTCGCCGAGTCGGAGGCGATGCGGTCGTTCGAACTCGTCGAGGTCAACCCCATCCTCGACCAGCACAACGAGACGGCAACGCTCGCGACTGAACTCGCCGCCAGCGCCTTCGGCAAGCGCATCCTCTGATGGCAGCGCCGAGAGAAGCACCCGCACCGCACGACTTGGCCGCCGGCGTCGTCGTCATCCGTGACGACGCCATCCTCGCGGTGTACGAGAAGGACCGCTGGGGACTGCCGAAAGGCGGGTCCGAACCCGGGGAGTTCTTCTTCGAGACGGCCGCCCGCGAGGCAGCAGAAGAGACTGGCATCCCGGTCGAAATTCAGTCGCTCGCCTTCACGAGCGAGATTCGCGGCCCGGACCGCCGTATCTACCTCCAGCGGTTCTATCACGCCGAGGCGCAGGACGACGCCGATCCGTCACCCCGCGACCCGGACGACGAAATCGAAGAAGCAGCGTACCTCCCACTGTCCGAACTGGGGTCGACGCTCACGTACCGTCCGCGTGTCGAACCCCTCCGTGAGTGGTTGCGGGACCGGAAACCCCGGCACTACACGTACGACCTGACGAGCGAACCGTCGCACGTCGACGAGTAGCCACTCGGAGACCGATTTTTTGAGAACAGGAACGAGATGGGAAACCCCTATTAGCGGTTACTCTTCGTCCGCTTCGGGTTCTTCGTCTGCGTCGGGTGCAGCGCTCACTTCGTTCGTTTCCGCTGTTTCGTCTGCATCGCCTGCGTCCACTGCGTCGTCTTCGAGTTCCTCGTCTTCGGTCGTCATCGCCGGCGGAATCACGTCGACAGAGGCGACGGTGTCGCCCGCGTCGAGGTCCATGACGATGACGCCCATCGTGTTGCGACCGACCGTCGAGATGTCTTCGACGGGCGTCCGGAGTATCTGGCCCTCGTCGGACATGACGACGAGGTGGTCGCCTTCGCCGACGGTGTTGATGGCGCAGACCGGGCCGTTTCGCTCGTTCGTCTTGATGTCGATGAGCCCTTTCCCGTTACGGGATTGCGCGCGGTACTTGTCGAGGTCGGTCCGTTTGCCGTACCCGTTTTCGGTGACGGTGAGAATCCAACTGTGGTGGGCTTCGTCGATGGCGGCGACGCCGGCGACCTGGTCGTCGCCGGTGAGTTTGATGCCGCGCACACCGCGGGCCGAGCGACCCATCGCACGAACTTCGTCTTCGTCGAAGCGGATGGACATTCCCTGTTCGGTGCCGATGACTAAGTCGTGCGCACCGCGGGTGACCTCCACGTCGACGAGTTCGTCGCCGTCGTCCAGTTTGGTGGCGATGATACCCGTCGAGAGGATGTTCTGGAAGCGGTCCATGTTCGTCCGCTTGATGTACCCGCTTCGGGTCACCATCGTCAGGTAGCCGTCTTCTTCCTCTAAGTCGTCACAGTTGACGACGGCGGTAATCTCCTCTCCGTCGTCGAAGTCAAGCAGGTTGACTGCGGACTTGCCGCGGGCGGTGCGGGACATCTCCGGAACCTGGTAGGTCTTGAGTTGGTAGACCTGCCCGTGGTTGGTGAAGCACAACAGGTCGTCGTGGGTGTTCGTGACGAATACCGACGACACCTTGTCGCCTTCCTTCAGGTCGGTGCCGATGATGCCTTTGCCACCGCGGTGCTGGGCGCGGAAGCGCGAGACGGGCATCCGCTTGATGTAGTCGTCTTCGCTGACGACGACGACGACGTCCTCTTCGGGGATGAGGTCTGCGCGGGTGACTTCGCCGGTGTTGGCGACGAACGAGGTCCGCCGGTCGTCGGCGTACTCGTCTTTGATGTCGAGGAGTTCGGATTCGATGACGGCGTCCAGTTCGGACGCGTCCCCGAGGATGGTTTCGAGGCGCTCGATGGTCGCCTGCACGTCCTCGTACTCGTCTTCGATTTCGGCCGCTTCCATCGAGGTGAGCGAACCGAGTTGCATCGAGACGATGTGGTTCGCCTGGTCTTCGGAGAAGTCGAACGCCGGAAGTGGTTCGCCGTCGACCTCGACGGTCACCTCGCCACGGAGTGCGGCCTTCGCGTCGTCACGACTCTCGGAGTTTCGGATGGTCTCGACCACGTCGTCGATGTTGTCGAGGGCCTTCAGGCGGCCTTCGAGGATGTGTGCCCGGTCTTCGGCCTCGGCGAGTTCGTACTCGGAGCGCCGACGGACCACGTCGCGGCGGTGGTCGAGGTAGTGCTGGAGCGTCTCTTTGAGCGTCAGCACTTGGGGTTGGCCGTCCACGAGGGCGAGGTTGATGACGCCGAACGTGGATTCGAGGTGGTTGTCGAGCAGTTGGTTCTTGACGACTTCCGCCATCGCGCCGCGCTTGAGTTCGATGACGACGCGGATACCGTCGCGGTCGGACTCGTCGCGGATGTCGCGGATGCCCTCTATCTTGCCGGCGTTCACGTCGTCGGCGATTCGCTCGATGAGGCGGGCCTTGTTCTCCTGATACGGGAGTTCGTTGATGACGATACGGCCTTCCTCTTCGTCTACATCGTAGTCGGCGCGGACACGGACTCGCCCGCGACCCGTCTTGTACGCCTTGTGGACCGCGTTTCGGCCGACGATGTTCGCACCGGTTGGGAAGTCCGGCCCTTTGACGTGCTCCATCAGGTCGCTGACGGTTGCATCGGGATTCTCGATGAGTTCGACGGTGGCGTCGATGACTTCACCGAGGTTGTGCGGCGGGATGTTCGTGGACATCCCGACGGCGATACCGGACGACCCGTTGACGAGCAGGTTCGGGAACGACGACGGAAGGACGGTCGGTTCCTGTTTGCGGTCGTCGTAGTTCGACTGGAAGTCGACGGTGTCTTTGTCGATATCCGCGAGGAGTTCCTCCGCGATGGAGGACATCCGCGCTTCCGTGTACCGCATCGCTGCCGGCGGGTCACCGTCGACAGACCCGAAGTTCCCCTGTCCGTCGACGAGGGGGTAACGCATGGAGAAATCCTGTGCCATGCGCGCGAGAGTGTCGTAGATTGCGGAGTCACCGTGCGGGTGGTAGTCACCCATCGTCTCGCCCACGATGGACGAAGACTTCCGGTGTGAGGAGTTGGAGGTCACACCGGCCTGATGCATCGCGTAGAGGATGCGTCGGTGGACCGGTTTCAGGCCGTCGCGGACGTCCGGAAGAGCACGTCCTGCGATGACCGACATCGCGTAGTCGATGTACGACTGTTCCATCTCGTCTTCGATGCGAGCGTTGCGAATCTCCGCCGCGATGCCCGCGCCGGGTTCGAAGGAATCAGGTGCGTCAGAACTCATATTAGATGTCTACCCACTCGGCTTCGGTCGCGTGTTCTTTGATGAACTCTTTTCGAGGTTCGACAGCGTCGCCCATCAGAATGCTGAACATCCGGTCGGCGGCGGCGGCGTCCTCGATGGTGATGCGCTTGAGGACGCGGTTTTCGGGGTTCATCGTCGTCTCCCACAGTTGGTCGGGGTTCATCTCGCCGAGACCCTTGAACCGCTGGACCTGCGTGGGGTTACCGTTACACTTCTCTTCGATGATGCGGTCCCGCTCTTCCTCGTTCATCGCGTCGTAGGTGTTGCCACGGTAGCGGACGCGGTAGAGTGGGGGTTGCGCCGCGTAGACGTAGCCCGCTTCGATGAGGGGGCGCATGTGGCGGTACAGAAGCGTGAGGAGCAGGGTTCGAATGTGTGCCCCGTCCACGTCGGCGTCAGTCATCAGGATGATGCGGTTGTACCGCGCGTCCTCGATGTCGAACTCGTCGCCGATGCCCGCCCCGATGGCGGTGATGAGTGCGCGAACCTCGTTGTTCTGGAGGATGCGGTCGAGACGGTGTTTCTCGACGTTCAGAATCTTCCCACGGAGGGGGAGAATCGCCTGGAACTTCCGGTCGCGGCCCTGCTTTGCAGACCCGCCTGCGGAGTCGCCCTCGACGACGAACAGTTCGGACTCGGAGGGGTCGCGCGTCTGACAGTCTGCGAGTTTGCCCGGCAGTGCGGTGGATTCGAGCGCCGACTTGCGGCGAGTGAGTTCTTCGGCCTGTTTCGCGGCCTTGCGGGCGCGTGCGGCCTCGACGGCCTTCATGATGATGGCCTGCGCCACGTCCGGGTTCTCCTCGAAGTACGTGCCAAGTTTCTCGTGCGTGACACTCTCGACGATACCACGAACCTCGGAGTTGCCGAGTTTCGTCTTCGTCTGGCCCTCGAACTGCGGGTCGGGGTGCTTGATGGAGATGACGGCGGTGAGGCCTTCACGAACGTCCTCGCCGCGGAGGTTGTCGCCGTCGAGGTCCGAGAGCATCCCCTCGGAGTTCGCGTAGTCGTTGACGACACGGGTGAGTGCCGTCTTGAACCCGGTCAGGTGGGTTCCGCCTTCACGGGTGTTGATGTTGTTGGCGAAGGCGTGGATGGAACCCTGTAACTCGTCGGTCGCCTGCATGGCGATTTCGACGGCGATGCCGTCTGACTCGTCTTCGTAGTAGATGACGTCCTCGTGGAGTGACGTCTTCGTCTCGTCGAGGTACTCGACGAACTCACGGATTCCACCCTCGAAGAGGAAGGTGCTCGACTCGCCGGTTCGCTCGTCGGTGAGCGCGATTTCGACGCCGGAGTTGAGGAATGCGAGTTCCCGAAGCCGGTTTTCGAGCGTCTTGAAGTCGAACTCGTCCGTCTCGAAAATATCGCTGTCGGGCCAGAACGTGATGACCGTCCCGGTGTCTTCGTCCGGTTCGAGGTCACGAACGCGTTCGAATCCGTCCGGGAGTGGTTCGCCGAGTTCGAAGCGGTGACGCCAGAGTGCGCCGTCGCGCTTGACTTCGACTTCCAGTTCCTTCGAGAGTGCGTTGACGACGGAGACACCGACGCCGTGCAGACCTCCGGAGACCTGGTAGGATTTGTTGTCGAACTTCCCCCCCGCGTGGAGGATGGTCATGATGACCTCCAGGGCAGGTCGGTCGTACTGTTCGTGCGTATCTACCGGGATACCACGGCCATTGTCTGCGACACTCACTGACCCGTCTTCGTGAAGAGTCACTTCGATAGCGTCACAATACCCCGCGAGTGCTTCGTCGATGGAGTTGTCGACGACTTCGTAGACGAGGTGATGGAGTCCGCGAGAATCGGTGGACCCGATGTACATCGCCGGACGCTTTCGAACGGCTTCGAGCCCTTCGAGGACCTGAATCTGTCCGGCCCCGTACTCGTTATCCTGAGACATCTGAAGTGGCCTAGGATAGCCCGTCCCTTAAAGGCTCGCACGCGCGGGCGCGAACTACTTACAGGAACGCTGCTTCGAGCCACCAACGGCGGACCTGTCGTGCAATTTTCGACCGGTTCTGACCTGCAACCGCGGTCACGATTCGCCAGCCCCGTTCACTTTCACCCTGGTGCCGGTGAGTACTTAACGCGGGACTGGGTAGATGCGGCACAGGAAATGACGTCGTTCCAGTCGACGCTCGGTGAAGACGAGGGGATCGCAGAGGAGTTGGCGAAAGGCCAGCGAGAGATCTCCATCGCCGAGTTCTTCGAGAAGAACAAGCACATGTTGGGCTTCGACAGTGGAGCCCGCGGGTTGGTCACCGCCGTCAAGGAGGCTGTGGACAACGCGCTCGACGCCACGGAGGAGGCGGGCATCCAGCCCGACATCTACGTGGAAATCAGCGAGGTACGCGACTACTATCGCCTCGTCATCGAAGACAACGGGCCGGGCATCACGAAAGAACAGGTGCCCAAAGTGTTCGGGAAACTCCTCTATGGGTCTCGTTTCCACGCACGCGAACAGTCCCGCGGTCAGCAGGGTATCGGTATCTCTGCGGCAGTTCTCTACTCGCAACTGACGAGCGGGAAACCCGCGAAGATTACGAGTCGGACGCAAGGTTCCGCGGACGCCGAGTACTTCGAACTCGTCATCGACACGGACAAGAACGAACCCGAGATTCGCACGTCGAAGACCACGTCGTGGGACCGGCCCCACGGCACGCGAATCGAGTTAGAGATGGAAGCGAACATGCGGGCGCGCCAGCAACTCCACGACTACATCCTCCACACGGCAGTCGTGAACCCGCACGCACGCTTCGAACTTCGGGAACCCGGCCTCGACGAACCGATGAAGTTCGAACGGGCCACCGACCAACTTCCGGAACAGACCAGCGAGATTCGGCCACACCCACACGGGGTCGAACTCGGGACGCTGTTGAAGATGCTCACTGCGACGGAGTCGTACTCCGTCTCCGGGTTCCTCCAAGAGGAGTTCACCCGCGTCGGTGCGAAAACGTCGAGCAAAGTTATCGACGCCTTCCGTGACCGACACTTCGGCCGCGAGATGACGTGGAAGACGCCGGCGACACACGAATCGGACGAACTCGTCGCCGTCGTCGAAGATGCAATCGCGAACAAAGGGAAAGGCCCGACGGCCGCGTTCGCCGAGGAACTCGTCGATATCGTCGTCGGCAAAGACCGCATCGCCCACGAAGAACTCGTGACTATCGTCGGCAACGTTGCCGAGTCGGTCGGTGCCGAGACGGACACCTCGTTCGGTGACACGGTTCAATCGAACGTCGTCGAAGCCCTGTGGCCCGTCCTCACCGAGGACCGCGAAGGCGACATCTACAGTATCGTCGACGAGGTGACGACGACGAAGAAGAGCGACGCCGGCAAAGTGTCGATTTCGCGTTCTATCGCGACGCAGTTCGCCGAGACGACCGGACCCGCAGACCGCGCCACACACGACGACATCGACGAGTTCGTCACGTGGGCGGCGGAACGAACCAAAGAACGGCAAGACGAGACGTACGGCGAGACGGCCCGCGAGAACATCGTGGACGCACTCTGGTCACGCATGCGAACTGTCTCGGACGACGTACCGAAAGTCCGTGACATCGCCGACGACCGGGACGTGGCCCGCGACTTGCTCGAAGGCATGCGCGAGACGGACATCCTCGCGCCACCGACGGACTGTCTCTCGCCCATCACGGCCGAACTCGTCGAAGAAGGGCTGAAAAAAGAGTTCGACGCCGACTTCTACGCCGCGGCGACGCGTGACGCGGAAGTCCACGGCGGCGACCCGTTCATCGTCGAAGCGGGCATCGCCTACGGCGGCGAACTCAAATCCGAGGGGAGCATCGACCTGCTTCGCTTCGCGAACCGCGTCCCCCTCGTCTACCAGCAGGGCGCGTGTACCATCACGCACGTCGTGAAGGACATCGGCTGGCGGAACTACGGCCTCGACCAACCGGGCGGGAGCGGCATGCCGAACGGTCCCGCCGTCCTCATGGTCCACGTCGCATCCACGAACGTGCCGTTCACGAGCGAGTCGAAAGACGCACTCGCGGACGTGCCGGCGATTCAAGACGAAGTCGAACTCGCCATCCGCGAGGCGGCCCGCGACCTCAAGTCGTACCTCTCGAAGCGTCGTTCGCTCCAGAAGCGCCGGAAGAAGCAGGACGTGCTCGGTCGCATCCTGCCGCAGATGGCGACAAAACTCTCGGAAGTCACCGGACGCGAGGAACCCAACATCGAGGGCGCACTCGCTCGCATCATGAACAACGTGAGTGTGGACCGCGACGTCGACGACGGCGAGGTGACGCTCACAGTGAAGAACTACTCGAGTACGAACGAGGCACCCGACATCACGGACATCGTCTCTGCGGAACCGAGCGGTCTCAACGGTGACGCTACGGTGGTCGACCTCGACGGCGAGTGGTTCGTCAAGTGGAGTCCGGAGGTGTCTGCCGGCGAATCGGCGACGCTCACGTACTCAGTCGCACAGGACGCGTCGTTCGACATCAACGTCGACGGCGTCGAGACGGAGAAACTCACGGTGAACGCATAATGGCATCCGAATCCAAGACCTCCGAGGAGATTGCCCGCGAACGGCTCATCGACCTCGCAGCGGAGTTCTACGACCAGTTCGACCGCGGGGAGATTCCCGAGATGAAACTCCCGACGCGGACGAAGAGCAACATCGAATACGACGAAGACTCGCACGTGTGGGTCTACGGCGACCGAACCTCGACCCGGTCGGCGAACAGCGTCCGCGGCGCGCGGAAACTGCTGAAGGCCGCCTACACTATCGAGTTCCTCGCCCGGCAACTCGACGAAGACCGCTCGTCTACCCTCCGTGAACTCTACTACCTCTCCGAGTCGTGGGACGCAGAAGAGGCCCACTTCTCCGACCAGGACGAGTCGAACCAACTCGTCGAAGACCTCGAAATCGTCTCGAAGGTCACCCGTGAGGACTTCCACATGCGACCCGAGGAGTCGGGTGCGACGCTCATGGGGCCACTCCAGATTCGCGAGCAGACTCGCCGCGGCGAGCGCGAAATCCACTGTCAAGGTGACGTGGGCGAAGGTGGCTATCAGATTCCGAACAACCCGGACACCATCGAGTTCCTCGACCACGACATCGACTTCGTGATGTGTGTCGAGACCGGTGGTATGCGCGACCGTCTCATCGAAAACGGGTTCGACGAGGAGTACAACGCCCTCATCGTCCACCTGAAGGGACAACCCGCACGGGCGACCCGTCGTATCACCAAGCGACTCCACGACGAACTCGACTTGCCCGTCGTGGTCTTCACAGACGGCGACCCGTGGTCGTACCGCATCTTCGGGTCCGTCGCGTACGGGTCCATCAAGTCTGCACACCTCTCGGAGTACCTCGCGACGCCGGAAGCCCGGTTCGTGGGTATCCAACCGCAGGACATCGTCGACTACGACCTGCCGACCGACCCGCTGGCAGACTCCGACATCAACGCGCTCAAGTCCGAACTGGACGACCCGCGCTTCATGACCGACTACTGGGAGGAGCAGATAGAACTGCAACTCGACATCGGGAAGAAGGCAGAACAGCAGGCACTCGCGGCACGCGGTCTGGACTTCGTCACCGACGAATACCTGCCCACGCGTCTGGACGAGATGGGCGTCATCTGACTCGGCGAGGCACGTTCCGGCCCCGCTTTCGTTTTTCGTGCCCGCTTACGGATACAGTCCGTCACCGCGGAATCCGTCGAAGAATCGACTGACGACGCCGTTGAGTTCTCTCGGCGTCCCGGTCGCAAGGTTGTGCCCGACACCCTTGAACATCGCCAGCGTCGCGTCGTCGATGCCATCTTTCACCTCGCGGATGCGCGGTTCGGGGAACAGTCGGTCAGCGTCCCCCGCCGCGACGAGCGTAGGTGCGTCGATTGTTTCGAGAATCTCACGTGAGTCGTGTTCGAGACAGGCGGTACACGAAAGAACCACGTCGGCGGGAACCTCCGGACGGAAGTCGGCGACTCGTCCGGCGAGTTGGATGAGTGGCGGAGCGATGCGCTTCTCGTACCCGTCTGCTACCTCGCGTTCGGTGTCCGCGAGTACGTCGCTCCACTTTCCTTTGCCCGCCCAGTTCCGCCACCGTTTCAGTGCCGTTTC is drawn from Haloferax litoreum and contains these coding sequences:
- a CDS encoding alpha/beta fold hydrolase, producing MDLDYGMLGGRRPYYRFGDTDGDPLLVLPGLSDALQRGEPNRGIAMALTGLYREFSDRDVWVVGRRRHLPVGSSTRDMAAAYATIIDEQDLWPADVIGVSMGGLVAQYLSADYPDYVGSVAIVSAGTRLGGHGETALKRWRNWAGKGKWSDVLADTEREVADGYEKRIAPPLIQLAGRVADFRPEVPADVVLSCTACLEHDSREILETIDAPTLVAAGDADRLFPEPRIREVKDGIDDATLAMFKGVGHNLATGTPRELNGVVSRFFDGFRGDGLYP
- a CDS encoding DNA topoisomerase VI subunit B; the protein is MTSFQSTLGEDEGIAEELAKGQREISIAEFFEKNKHMLGFDSGARGLVTAVKEAVDNALDATEEAGIQPDIYVEISEVRDYYRLVIEDNGPGITKEQVPKVFGKLLYGSRFHAREQSRGQQGIGISAAVLYSQLTSGKPAKITSRTQGSADAEYFELVIDTDKNEPEIRTSKTTSWDRPHGTRIELEMEANMRARQQLHDYILHTAVVNPHARFELREPGLDEPMKFERATDQLPEQTSEIRPHPHGVELGTLLKMLTATESYSVSGFLQEEFTRVGAKTSSKVIDAFRDRHFGREMTWKTPATHESDELVAVVEDAIANKGKGPTAAFAEELVDIVVGKDRIAHEELVTIVGNVAESVGAETDTSFGDTVQSNVVEALWPVLTEDREGDIYSIVDEVTTTKKSDAGKVSISRSIATQFAETTGPADRATHDDIDEFVTWAAERTKERQDETYGETARENIVDALWSRMRTVSDDVPKVRDIADDRDVARDLLEGMRETDILAPPTDCLSPITAELVEEGLKKEFDADFYAAATRDAEVHGGDPFIVEAGIAYGGELKSEGSIDLLRFANRVPLVYQQGACTITHVVKDIGWRNYGLDQPGGSGMPNGPAVLMVHVASTNVPFTSESKDALADVPAIQDEVELAIREAARDLKSYLSKRRSLQKRRKKQDVLGRILPQMATKLSEVTGREEPNIEGALARIMNNVSVDRDVDDGEVTLTVKNYSSTNEAPDITDIVSAEPSGLNGDATVVDLDGEWFVKWSPEVSAGESATLTYSVAQDASFDINVDGVETEKLTVNA
- a CDS encoding DNA topoisomerase IV subunit A encodes the protein MASESKTSEEIARERLIDLAAEFYDQFDRGEIPEMKLPTRTKSNIEYDEDSHVWVYGDRTSTRSANSVRGARKLLKAAYTIEFLARQLDEDRSSTLRELYYLSESWDAEEAHFSDQDESNQLVEDLEIVSKVTREDFHMRPEESGATLMGPLQIREQTRRGEREIHCQGDVGEGGYQIPNNPDTIEFLDHDIDFVMCVETGGMRDRLIENGFDEEYNALIVHLKGQPARATRRITKRLHDELDLPVVVFTDGDPWSYRIFGSVAYGSIKSAHLSEYLATPEARFVGIQPQDIVDYDLPTDPLADSDINALKSELDDPRFMTDYWEEQIELQLDIGKKAEQQALAARGLDFVTDEYLPTRLDEMGVI